CGGGCTTTTATACAGCCTCGGCGTTTCGGGCCTTATGATTGAAGATGAAAGTGAGTTTAAGGAATTTCTCGAAAATCCGAACAGGGAATGGGATTATATTGACGACGGCCTTGTTGAGGA
This DNA window, taken from Anaerotignum faecicola, encodes the following:
- a CDS encoding 50S ribosomal protein L11 methyltransferase — protein: GLLYSLGVSGLMIEDESEFKEFLENPNREWDYIDDGLVEEKSKRHTGITFFVTDNLSGLETLSNVKSAVKALKER